A window of Candidatus Nitrospira allomarina genomic DNA:
TTGGATCCAACAGCAAAGAATACGCAGCCATGAAGCTGACCCTATTTCTGTCTGCAGGGGCGGTGGTGGCTTTGATGGGGATCCTCTTGATTTACCACCTTTCCGGTCTCCACACCTTTGACATTGTGGTGTTGCGTGAACAGGCTCATTTTTCGGATACGGTCGCGACGTTAATCTGGTTTCTGATCTTTTTTGGTTTTGCCTCTATCGCCCCGATATGGCCTTTGCATTCCTGGTCACCCGTCGGTCATGCCGCTGCCCCGGCAGCTACCAGCATGTTGCATGCCGGTGTGTTAATGAAGCTTGGACATTTTTCCATTATTCGTGTGGCCTTTGAAATCCTGCCTGATGCGACGCGGGAGTGGATGTGGGTGGCGGCTGTTCTCTGCGTTTTTTCGATCGTCTATGGGGGACTGGTTTCTTATTTTGCCAAAGACACCAAATATGTCATTGGTTATTCCAGCTCCAGCCATATGGGCTATATCTTCCTGGGCATGGCCGCATTGAGCTATATCAGTCTCTCCGGCGCCGTTATTTATATGTTTGCCCATGCTCTGGCAACCAGCATGTTGTTTGCCATGGCTGGCTGGGTGTATGACCAAACCCATTCACGAGACATTCCATCCTTGGGAGGACTCGTGGAAAAGATGCCGTTTATTGCCGGGGCCTTTATCGTCGCCTGTATGGCATCAATCGGCATGCCGGGGACGATCAATTTCATTGCTGAAGTGATGATTATTGTGGGGAGTTGGGAGGCATATCCCTTTCAAGTCGTCGTGGCGGTGCTCGGCATCGTTCTGACCCTTGCGTATATGTTCAAAATGATGCGGGGGCTGTTTTACGGAAGATTAGATCCGGAATACGCTCATGCCACCGATGCCAGACAATGGG
This region includes:
- a CDS encoding complex I subunit 4 family protein, with protein sequence MGEYSLLIILFAPFFGAIALMFVPREEALLVRMTAAISAGISLLASFYIFYAYDTAKGGFQFVQRYVWSEELGIAFYLGVDGIGGPLVFASAILLFAGIFVSWHIKDRTKEFYMFLLILAAATIGVFMSLDLFFLYFFYEMSVLPMYLLLGVWGSHTKGYLAMTDPEERKLRDSIGFIFNFGSNSKEYAAMKLTLFLSAGAVVALMGILLIYHLSGLHTFDIVVLREQAHFSDTVATLIWFLIFFGFASIAPIWPLHSWSPVGHAAAPAATSMLHAGVLMKLGHFSIIRVAFEILPDATREWMWVAAVLCVFSIVYGGLVSYFAKDTKYVIGYSSSSHMGYIFLGMAALSYISLSGAVIYMFAHALATSMLFAMAGWVYDQTHSRDIPSLGGLVEKMPFIAGAFIVACMASIGMPGTINFIAEVMIIVGSWEAYPFQVVVAVLGIVLTLAYMFKMMRGLFYGRLDPEYAHATDARQWVDRMPLLLLIVCSITLGIFPGHFYEVVRSTVEPMVDRINQVAPLITQNTQGLLP